One genomic window of Erinaceus europaeus chromosome 7, mEriEur2.1, whole genome shotgun sequence includes the following:
- the CTDSP1 gene encoding carboxy-terminal domain RNA polymerase II polypeptide A small phosphatase 1 isoform X2, translating to MDSAAVITQISKEEARGPLRGKGDHKSASQKPRGRGILHSLFCCVCRDDGEPVPSHGGAPLLVEENGAVPKSSTQYLLPEAKAQDSDKICVVIDLDETLVHSSFKPVNNADFIIPVEIDGVVHQVYVLKRPHVDEFLQRMGELFECVLFTASLAKGPGRSASWAFKSPAYSPPHHQYADPVADLLDKWGAFRARLFRESCVFHRGNYVKDLSRLGRDLRRVLILDNSPASYVFHPDNAVPVASWFDNMSDTELHDLLPFFEQLSRVDDVYSVLRQPRPGS from the exons ATGGACAGCGCGGCCGTCATTACTCAGATCAGCAAGGAGGAGGCGCGGGGCCCGCTGCGGGGCAAAG GTGACCACAAGTCCGCTTCTCAGAAGCCCCGGGGCCGGGGAATCCTCCACTCGCTCTTCTGCTGCGTCTGCCGGGATGACGGGGAGCCTGTGCCCAGCCACGGAGGGGCGCCCCTGCTTGTGGAAGAAAACGGCGCGGTACCCAAG AGCTCAACTCAGTACCTGCTCCCTGAGGCCAAAGCCCAGGATTCGGACAAGATCTGCGTGGTCATCGACCTGGACGAGACCCTGGTGCACAGCTCCTTCAAG CCAGTGAACAACGCCGACTTCATCATCCCTGTGGAGATTGATGGGGTGGTGCACCAG GTCTACGTGCTCAAGCGCCCCCACGTGGATGAGTTTCTGCAGCGCATGGGCGAGCTCTTCGAGTGTGTGCTGTTCACTGCCAGCCTGGCCAAG GGGCCGGGGCGTTCAGCCTCTTGGGCTTTTAAGTCACCTGCCtattcccccccccaccaccagtaTGCAGACCCAGTGGCTGACCTGCTGGACAAGTGGGGGGCCTTCCGGGCGCGGCTGTTTCGTGAGTCGTGTGTCTTCCACCGTGGAAACTATGTGAAGGACCTGAGCCGGCTGGGCAGGGACCTGCGGCGGGTGCTCATCCTTGACAACTCGCCCGCCTCCTATGTCTTCCATCCCGATAACGCC GTGCCGGTGGCCTCCTGGTTTGACAACATGAGTGACACAGAGCTGCATGACCTCCTGCCCTTCTTCGAGCAGCTCAGCCGTGTGGACGACGTGTACTCAGTGCTCAGGCAGCCTCGGCCGGGCAGCTAG
- the CTDSP1 gene encoding carboxy-terminal domain RNA polymerase II polypeptide A small phosphatase 1 isoform X1, with amino-acid sequence MDSAAVITQISKEEARGPLRGKGDHKSASQKPRGRGILHSLFCCVCRDDGEPVPSHGGAPLLVEENGAVPKQSSTQYLLPEAKAQDSDKICVVIDLDETLVHSSFKPVNNADFIIPVEIDGVVHQVYVLKRPHVDEFLQRMGELFECVLFTASLAKGPGRSASWAFKSPAYSPPHHQYADPVADLLDKWGAFRARLFRESCVFHRGNYVKDLSRLGRDLRRVLILDNSPASYVFHPDNAVPVASWFDNMSDTELHDLLPFFEQLSRVDDVYSVLRQPRPGS; translated from the exons ATGGACAGCGCGGCCGTCATTACTCAGATCAGCAAGGAGGAGGCGCGGGGCCCGCTGCGGGGCAAAG GTGACCACAAGTCCGCTTCTCAGAAGCCCCGGGGCCGGGGAATCCTCCACTCGCTCTTCTGCTGCGTCTGCCGGGATGACGGGGAGCCTGTGCCCAGCCACGGAGGGGCGCCCCTGCTTGTGGAAGAAAACGGCGCGGTACCCAAG CAGAGCTCAACTCAGTACCTGCTCCCTGAGGCCAAAGCCCAGGATTCGGACAAGATCTGCGTGGTCATCGACCTGGACGAGACCCTGGTGCACAGCTCCTTCAAG CCAGTGAACAACGCCGACTTCATCATCCCTGTGGAGATTGATGGGGTGGTGCACCAG GTCTACGTGCTCAAGCGCCCCCACGTGGATGAGTTTCTGCAGCGCATGGGCGAGCTCTTCGAGTGTGTGCTGTTCACTGCCAGCCTGGCCAAG GGGCCGGGGCGTTCAGCCTCTTGGGCTTTTAAGTCACCTGCCtattcccccccccaccaccagtaTGCAGACCCAGTGGCTGACCTGCTGGACAAGTGGGGGGCCTTCCGGGCGCGGCTGTTTCGTGAGTCGTGTGTCTTCCACCGTGGAAACTATGTGAAGGACCTGAGCCGGCTGGGCAGGGACCTGCGGCGGGTGCTCATCCTTGACAACTCGCCCGCCTCCTATGTCTTCCATCCCGATAACGCC GTGCCGGTGGCCTCCTGGTTTGACAACATGAGTGACACAGAGCTGCATGACCTCCTGCCCTTCTTCGAGCAGCTCAGCCGTGTGGACGACGTGTACTCAGTGCTCAGGCAGCCTCGGCCGGGCAGCTAG
- the CTDSP1 gene encoding carboxy-terminal domain RNA polymerase II polypeptide A small phosphatase 1 isoform X5, protein MDSAAVITQISKEEARGPLRGKGDHKSASQKPRGRGILHSLFCCVCRDDGEPVPSHGGAPLLVEENGAVPKSSTQYLLPEAKAQDSDKICVVIDLDETLVHSSFKPVNNADFIIPVEIDGVVHQVYVLKRPHVDEFLQRMGELFECVLFTASLAKYADPVADLLDKWGAFRARLFRESCVFHRGNYVKDLSRLGRDLRRVLILDNSPASYVFHPDNAVPVASWFDNMSDTELHDLLPFFEQLSRVDDVYSVLRQPRPGS, encoded by the exons ATGGACAGCGCGGCCGTCATTACTCAGATCAGCAAGGAGGAGGCGCGGGGCCCGCTGCGGGGCAAAG GTGACCACAAGTCCGCTTCTCAGAAGCCCCGGGGCCGGGGAATCCTCCACTCGCTCTTCTGCTGCGTCTGCCGGGATGACGGGGAGCCTGTGCCCAGCCACGGAGGGGCGCCCCTGCTTGTGGAAGAAAACGGCGCGGTACCCAAG AGCTCAACTCAGTACCTGCTCCCTGAGGCCAAAGCCCAGGATTCGGACAAGATCTGCGTGGTCATCGACCTGGACGAGACCCTGGTGCACAGCTCCTTCAAG CCAGTGAACAACGCCGACTTCATCATCCCTGTGGAGATTGATGGGGTGGTGCACCAG GTCTACGTGCTCAAGCGCCCCCACGTGGATGAGTTTCTGCAGCGCATGGGCGAGCTCTTCGAGTGTGTGCTGTTCACTGCCAGCCTGGCCAAG taTGCAGACCCAGTGGCTGACCTGCTGGACAAGTGGGGGGCCTTCCGGGCGCGGCTGTTTCGTGAGTCGTGTGTCTTCCACCGTGGAAACTATGTGAAGGACCTGAGCCGGCTGGGCAGGGACCTGCGGCGGGTGCTCATCCTTGACAACTCGCCCGCCTCCTATGTCTTCCATCCCGATAACGCC GTGCCGGTGGCCTCCTGGTTTGACAACATGAGTGACACAGAGCTGCATGACCTCCTGCCCTTCTTCGAGCAGCTCAGCCGTGTGGACGACGTGTACTCAGTGCTCAGGCAGCCTCGGCCGGGCAGCTAG
- the CTDSP1 gene encoding carboxy-terminal domain RNA polymerase II polypeptide A small phosphatase 1 isoform X4, giving the protein MDSAAVITQISKEEARGPLRGKGDHKSASQKPRGRGILHSLFCCVCRDDGEPVPSHGGAPLLVEENGAVPKQSSTQYLLPEAKAQDSDKICVVIDLDETLVHSSFKPVNNADFIIPVEIDGVVHQVYVLKRPHVDEFLQRMGELFECVLFTASLAKYADPVADLLDKWGAFRARLFRESCVFHRGNYVKDLSRLGRDLRRVLILDNSPASYVFHPDNAVPVASWFDNMSDTELHDLLPFFEQLSRVDDVYSVLRQPRPGS; this is encoded by the exons ATGGACAGCGCGGCCGTCATTACTCAGATCAGCAAGGAGGAGGCGCGGGGCCCGCTGCGGGGCAAAG GTGACCACAAGTCCGCTTCTCAGAAGCCCCGGGGCCGGGGAATCCTCCACTCGCTCTTCTGCTGCGTCTGCCGGGATGACGGGGAGCCTGTGCCCAGCCACGGAGGGGCGCCCCTGCTTGTGGAAGAAAACGGCGCGGTACCCAAG CAGAGCTCAACTCAGTACCTGCTCCCTGAGGCCAAAGCCCAGGATTCGGACAAGATCTGCGTGGTCATCGACCTGGACGAGACCCTGGTGCACAGCTCCTTCAAG CCAGTGAACAACGCCGACTTCATCATCCCTGTGGAGATTGATGGGGTGGTGCACCAG GTCTACGTGCTCAAGCGCCCCCACGTGGATGAGTTTCTGCAGCGCATGGGCGAGCTCTTCGAGTGTGTGCTGTTCACTGCCAGCCTGGCCAAG taTGCAGACCCAGTGGCTGACCTGCTGGACAAGTGGGGGGCCTTCCGGGCGCGGCTGTTTCGTGAGTCGTGTGTCTTCCACCGTGGAAACTATGTGAAGGACCTGAGCCGGCTGGGCAGGGACCTGCGGCGGGTGCTCATCCTTGACAACTCGCCCGCCTCCTATGTCTTCCATCCCGATAACGCC GTGCCGGTGGCCTCCTGGTTTGACAACATGAGTGACACAGAGCTGCATGACCTCCTGCCCTTCTTCGAGCAGCTCAGCCGTGTGGACGACGTGTACTCAGTGCTCAGGCAGCCTCGGCCGGGCAGCTAG
- the CTDSP1 gene encoding carboxy-terminal domain RNA polymerase II polypeptide A small phosphatase 1 isoform X3, whose amino-acid sequence MDSAAVITQISKEEARGPLRGKGDHKSASQKPRGRGILHSLFCCVCRDDGEPVPSHGGAPLLVEENGAVPKQSSTQYLLPEAKAQDSDKICVVIDLDETLVHSSFKPVNNADFIIPVEIDGVVHQVYVLKRPHVDEFLQRMGELFECVLFTASLAKGPGRSASWAFKSPAYSPPHHQYADPVADLLDKWGAFRARLFRESCVFHRGNYVKDLSRLGRDLRRVLILDNSPASYVFHPDNAVSAAVGGGCSRPQDLVPASPACCGAGAGGLLV is encoded by the exons ATGGACAGCGCGGCCGTCATTACTCAGATCAGCAAGGAGGAGGCGCGGGGCCCGCTGCGGGGCAAAG GTGACCACAAGTCCGCTTCTCAGAAGCCCCGGGGCCGGGGAATCCTCCACTCGCTCTTCTGCTGCGTCTGCCGGGATGACGGGGAGCCTGTGCCCAGCCACGGAGGGGCGCCCCTGCTTGTGGAAGAAAACGGCGCGGTACCCAAG CAGAGCTCAACTCAGTACCTGCTCCCTGAGGCCAAAGCCCAGGATTCGGACAAGATCTGCGTGGTCATCGACCTGGACGAGACCCTGGTGCACAGCTCCTTCAAG CCAGTGAACAACGCCGACTTCATCATCCCTGTGGAGATTGATGGGGTGGTGCACCAG GTCTACGTGCTCAAGCGCCCCCACGTGGATGAGTTTCTGCAGCGCATGGGCGAGCTCTTCGAGTGTGTGCTGTTCACTGCCAGCCTGGCCAAG GGGCCGGGGCGTTCAGCCTCTTGGGCTTTTAAGTCACCTGCCtattcccccccccaccaccagtaTGCAGACCCAGTGGCTGACCTGCTGGACAAGTGGGGGGCCTTCCGGGCGCGGCTGTTTCGTGAGTCGTGTGTCTTCCACCGTGGAAACTATGTGAAGGACCTGAGCCGGCTGGGCAGGGACCTGCGGCGGGTGCTCATCCTTGACAACTCGCCCGCCTCCTATGTCTTCCATCCCGATAACGCCGTGAGTGccgctgtggggggggggtgttccagACCCCAGGATCTGGTGCCCGCTTCCCCTGCCTGCTGTGGAGCAG GTGCCGGTGGCCTCCTGGTTTGA